In the Vitis vinifera cultivar Pinot Noir 40024 chromosome 2, ASM3070453v1 genome, one interval contains:
- the LOC100247886 gene encoding transcription factor LHW, whose translation MGGAVKMESVLKKTLKSLCCSNGWTYGVFWRFDERNSMLLTSEDAYYDEQMGVVIDSMLSKVHTLREGIIGQVAFTGKHCWVFSDAQSGEWNSLCSIDGEDISQDDSEIHRQFSSGIIKTIAVIPVEPRGVVQFGSNQKIVERLEFLDLTKRLFREMENIDGLMVLSNAPSALNSEIYDPSGFFSSLISSGSSNLGNIKSEHGNGHKELIEKASASTNLTQSSSFTPEMQHERITSMISSTSHLRNQLQTAGLEAQFMLSDQPNSQIQQMFLQSASSVNNPAARTPCISTWSSEGSTLTSLERQLSSEMRAQVSQNAVPGKPNTVALWGNLVQDSQVDSMFTSLESTERLIDEEKDFQCRLGKSVNNQYAAPFIHATEGELLEQSTSILTLPEECKPVDFKTDPSKSYSVDNLSQWFGPPREQSIKGMASMLTNDQSQSVGITSLSSGLDRSDFLVDFPVKHPASSMQSSVINMFSSDGKERSLNVPSTENDLFDGLGLDFGFELAGESWEDFIMPLFNDGQSTLSTGVSECISELDVGSMAVPRKGLFSELGLDQLLDDIVGNSSSVTKSNSEDQFSSTKRRRLGSSSVNSNQVQSAGLSSCFSGSMNVMQPVYNLDKTNSLVPKKEVIPKSQVGLWIDDSYSINAGGSVAAQPKRPVEPAKATKKRAKPGESTRPRPKDRQQIKDRLEELRGIIPNGSKCSIDVLLDRSIKHMLFLQSVTKYADKLKQVDEPKLIGHENGVVLKDNSSGGSGNSGGGATWAFEVSGQTMVCPIRVEDLNPPGQMLIEMLCEEQGFFLEIADIIRSFGLNILKGVMEVRENKIWARFIVEANRHVTRMDIFLSLVQLLQETATTGVSPTNQPSNVIDSGVPPFNNYQQPSGPLPISLAETLR comes from the exons ATGGGTGGAGCAGTGAAGATGGAGTCTGTGCTGAAGAAGACGCTCAAGAGTCTCTGCTGCAGTAACGGTTGGACTTATGGGGTTTTCTGGCGTTTTGATGAGCGAAATTCCAT GTTGTTGACCTCGGAAGATGCCTATTATGATGAGCAAATGGGGGTTGTGATTGACAGCATGCTTTCTAAGGTCCATACGCTGCGTGAAGG AATAATTGGTCAAGTTGCTTTCACCGGGAAGCACTGTTGGGTATTCTCAGATGCTCAGAGTGGAGAGTGGAATTCTTTGTGCTCAATTGATGGTGAAGATATATCCCag GATGATTCTGAGATTCATCGTCAATTCTCCTCGGGAATAATAAAG ACAATTGCAGTAATTCCTGTGGAACCACGAGGAGTGGTACAGTTTGGATCCAACCAGAAG ATTGTGGAGAGGTTGGAATTTTTGGATCTAACAAAAAGATTGTTCCGAGAGATGGAAAACATTGATGGGCTTATGGTGTTGAGCAATGCACCTTCTGCTTTGAACAGTGAAATTTATGATCCAAGTGGATTCTTCTCTTCCTTAATTTCATCTGGAAGCTCCAATCTTGGGAATATCAAATCTGAGCATGGCAATGGCCATAAAGAGCTGATAGAAAAAGCTTCTGCTTCAACAAATCTTACTCAGTCTTCCTCTTTTACTCCTGAAATGCAACATGAAAGGATAACCTCCATGATTAGTAGCACATCCCATCTTAGAAACCAGTTGCAAACAGCTGGCTTAGAAGCTCAGTTCATGCTGTCTGATCAGCCTAATTCTCAGATACAGCAGATGTTTTTACAGTCAGCCTCTTCTGTCAACAACCCAGCTGCTAGAACCCCTTGCATCAGTACATGGAGTAGTGAGGGTTCTACTCTGACTTCACTTGAGCGACAACTGTCATCTGAAATGAGGGCTCAAGTTTCTCAAAATGCAGTTCCTGGAAAACCAAATACTGTTGCACTTTGGGGGAACCTGGTTCAGGATTCTCAAGTGGACTCAATGTTTACTTCACTAGAAAGCACAGAAAGATTGATTGATGAAGAGAAGGATTTTCAATGCAGGCTGGGAAAATCAGTGAACAACCAGTATGCTGCTCCATTTATCCATGCGACCGAAGGTGAACTTCTGGAACAATCAACTAGCATACTTACGCTCCCTGAGGAGTGTAAGCCAGTTGATTTTAAAACAGACCCATCCAAATCCTACTCTGTGGATAACCTTTCTCAGTGGTTTGGTCCCCCGCGAGAGCAGAGCATCAAAGGAATGGCTTCAATGTTGACTAATGACCAGTCACAATCAGTGGGGATTACTTCATTATCCTCTGGTTTGGACAGAAGTGATTTTCTCGTTGACTTTCCAGTCAAACATCCAGCAAGTTCTATGCAAAGTTCCGTCATTAATATGTTCAGCTCTGATGGAAAGGAGAGATCTTTGAATGTGCCCAGCACTGAAAATGATCTGTTTGATGGTCTGGGGCTGGATTTTGGGTTTGAACTGGCAGGGGAGTCTTGGGAAGATTTTATAATGCCTCTATTTAATGATGGTCAATCAACTCTTAGTACTGGTGTTTCAGAATGCATTTCAGAGTTGGATGTTGGTTCCATGGCTGTCCCCAGGAAAGGGTTATTCTCTGAATTAGGACTTGACCAGCTTCTAGATGATATCGTTGGCAATTCTAGTTCTGTTACTAAATCTAATTCTGAGGATCAATTCTCCTCTACTAAAAGAAGAAGACTTGGAAGTTCCTCGGTTAACAGTAACCAAGTTCAGTCTGCGGGTCTTTCTTCTTGCTTCAGTGGGAGCATGAATGTAATGCAACCTGTGTACAACCTGGATAAGACCAACAGTCTTGTACCCAAAAAAGAGGTCATCCCAAAATCGCAGGTAGGCTTATGGATTGATGACAGCTATAGCATCAATGCTGGAGGTTCTGTTGCAGCACAACCTAAGAGGCCGGTGGAGCCTGCCAAGGCCACCAAGAAAAGGGCTAAACCTGGGGAAAGTACTCGACCAAGGCCCAAAGACCGGCAGCAAATCAAAGACCGTCTTGAAGAGTTGAGAGGGATCATTCCTAATGGTAGCAAG TGTAGCATAGATGTTTTGCTGGATCGCTCCATCAAACACATGCTTTTCTTGCAAAGCGTGACAAAATATGCTGACAAACTTAAACAAGTAGATGAGCCAAAG CTGATTGGCCACGAGAATGGAGTGGTTCTGAAAGACAACTCTAGTGGAGGCAGTGGCAACAGCGGCGGTGGTGCTACATGGGCATTTGAAGTCAGTGGTCAAACAATGGTTTGCCCAATTAGAGTTGAGGATCTTAATCCACCTGGCCAAATGCTTATAGAG ATGCTTTGTGAAGAACAGGGGTTCTTTCTTGAAATAGCAGACATAATTCGCAGTTTTGGCTTGAATATCTTGAAGGGAGTGATGGAAGTTCGAGAGAACAAGATATGGGCACGCTTCATTGTTGAG GCAAACAGGCATGTAACAAGAATGGATATATTCCTTTCCCTTGTTCAGCTTCTACAAGAGACAGCAACTACTGGGGTCAGTCCAACTAATCAACCTAGTAATGTCATCGATAGTGGGGTTCCTCCATTCAACAATTACCAGCAACCTTCAGGGCCACTTCCCATCAGCTTGGCTGAGACTCTTCGGTGA